The following is a genomic window from Armatimonadota bacterium.
CAGCGGCACGCATTTGTTTCGGCGCCTGCCGAGCGCATCCCTCCCCGAACTATCCGCCGAAATGACGTCTAATCAATGTGGACGGTCCCCGACCGATGCCTGCAATGGAGCACGAGCGCCTCCCCGGTGCAAACGTCCTGGCACCGCCCCGATGGGTCGGAGCGGTAGATAGGGAGGGATTATCCGAGCCCACCGAGCCTTCTCCTGCGCTCGGCGAAGGAGCCTCGCCGCCACCTCCAAACCCTTGACAGGCCAGGAATCGCGCCATATCATAGGCACTGCGTTTCGAGCACCGAGCGGGGTTCGTGCGTTGCCGCACGACGCGCGGACCGAGGGATCGCGCCTACGAATCCTGCTCCCGAGGAGCCTCGGATCATTCTCCGATAGCCGAGACTCCATCAGTCGAAGACAAGGAGGAATGCATTTCGATGGCTGTTCAGGTTGATGCCGACGTGTGCACAGGCTGCGGCTTGTGCGAGGAGAGCTGCCCCAACGTCTTCAAACTGGACGAGGACGAAGGGGTCGCGAAAGTGGCGAATCCGAACCCCGATGGAGAGGACCTGGGCTGCGCCAAGCAGGCGGCGGAGGAGTGCCCGGTCGAGGCCATCTCAGTAAGCTAGTGCGTTGAGAGGCCGGGCGCGAATCGAGGATCGGCCGCGGGCCCCACGAGGGTCGGCGGCCGGTCGCCTTTTGCTGGGGTGCGGCGTGCACGAGGAGGTTGGGAGAATGCTCAGGCTTCGACTCGCTTCGCTGGCGGCATTCGGCGCGGCCTGTCTTGTGGCTGGGCGTATCAGTTACGCGGCCGAACCGGCGCAGGAGGAGTTGGTTAACGCCGCGCGCGAGGCGATGCGCCGCGCCGTTCGTTATTTCACGGCCGAAGTCGCGACGCACGGGGGCTATCTGTGGTCGTATTCCGAGGACCTGACGCAGCGCGAAGGCGAAGGCAAGGCGACGCCGACCCAGATCTGGGTGCAGCCGCCAGGGACGCCGGCGGTTGGGTTCGCATATCTGCGCGCCTACGAGGTGACGAAGGACACGCTGTATCTGGATGCCGCGCGCGCGGCGGCTGAGGCGCTGGCCTGGGGCCAGCTCGCGTGCGGCGGCTGGGACTACCGGATTGACTTCGACGAGCAGGCGAGCGAGCACTGGTACTATCGCCGCGACAAGGAGGCGGGCGAGGCCGCCGACGACCGGCGCAACCGGGGCACCTTCGACGACAACACGACGCAGAGCGCCGTGCGCTTTCTCATGGCGGCGGCGACCGCCGCAGGCGATGACAACCTGCACGCAGCCGCGCGCTACAGCCTGCGCTTCATGATGGATGCACAGTTCCCCAACGGCGCCTGGCCGCAGTGGTATCCCTTGGCGGACGAGGGCTACAGCCGCTGGTACACCTTCACCGACAACGCCATCAATGATTGCATCGCCGTGATGCTCGACGCCTATCATACCTACGACGAAGCCGGGTATCTGGAGCGGGCAAAGCGCGGCGGGGACTTCATCGTCCTGTCGCAGGTGCCCGCCCCTCAGGCGGGCTGGGCGCAGCAGTACGACTACGACCTCAAGCCGGCATGGGCGCGATGGTTTGAGCCGCCTGCGGTGTGTTCCGCAGTC
Proteins encoded in this region:
- a CDS encoding ferredoxin, whose protein sequence is MAVQVDADVCTGCGLCEESCPNVFKLDEDEGVAKVANPNPDGEDLGCAKQAAEECPVEAISVS